From one Magnetococcales bacterium genomic stretch:
- a CDS encoding DUF721 domain-containing protein: protein MAKKRKSGKPVAVGSLIEAVAGRFLDNPRNRAMKIWKPWREAVGATLASHTEPTRLKEGTLTIRVDSPAWATQLSFLKPQLLQKLNSLDAKHRIKDIRFQTGTLTSRLKITRKKPPPPLPEALPYEIAAAQKLVEKIPHPPLKAVLLKMSLKRLIRKRTEEEQEKGERSC, encoded by the coding sequence ATGGCCAAAAAACGCAAATCCGGCAAGCCTGTGGCGGTGGGATCGTTGATCGAAGCGGTTGCGGGAAGATTTCTCGACAACCCCCGCAATCGCGCCATGAAAATCTGGAAGCCCTGGCGAGAAGCCGTGGGGGCAACACTGGCTAGCCACACCGAGCCCACCCGCCTCAAGGAAGGCACCCTCACCATCCGGGTGGACTCCCCCGCCTGGGCAACACAGCTCTCCTTCCTGAAGCCCCAACTCCTGCAAAAGCTCAACAGCCTGGATGCCAAACACCGCATCAAGGATATTCGCTTTCAAACCGGAACCCTCACCTCCCGCCTCAAAATCACCCGCAAAAAGCCCCCTCCCCCGCTCCCCGAAGCCCTCCCCTATGAGATCGCGGCAGCACAAAAACTGGTGGAAAAAATTCCCCACCCCCCCCTCAAGGCGGTGCTGCTGAAAATGTCCCTCAAACGCCTCATCCGCAAACGCACGGAAGAAGAACAAGAAAAGGGGGAGAGATCGTGTTAA